A part of Streptomyces sp. NBC_01210 genomic DNA contains:
- a CDS encoding type III PLP-dependent enzyme yields the protein MTAPTDPVRDRALSLPAQSLPAYLYDLGALREHAASVRSALPERVELYYAAKANPEPEILAALGPYVDGYEVSSGGELAHVAKAVPGRPLAFGGPGKAPAEIAAALDLGVERFHVESAYELRMLAELASRRASDAPVGVLLRFNLPLADGSLEASALSMGGRPTPFGLDPTQADDAVRLLTDGTCPHLELLGIHAHLASGLRAPQQLAAAESIVTWAASLAARHGIDLREVNVGGGMTVDYTDPDARFDWAAYGAGLARLTAAHPGLTLRIEPGRALTAYCGWYATEVLDVKPSHGEEFAVVRGGTHHLRTPATKGHDQPCTVLPVNDWPHPWPRSTAQQELVTLAGQLCTPKDVLARRVPAAGLRAGDRVVFSLAGAYAWNISHHDFLMHPRPGFHFLCP from the coding sequence ATGACCGCCCCCACCGATCCGGTGCGCGACCGCGCCCTGTCGCTGCCGGCCCAGAGTCTGCCCGCCTATCTGTACGACCTCGGCGCGTTGCGCGAGCATGCCGCGTCCGTCCGGTCGGCACTGCCCGAGCGCGTCGAGTTGTACTACGCCGCCAAGGCCAACCCGGAGCCGGAGATCCTGGCTGCCCTCGGCCCGTATGTGGACGGCTACGAGGTCTCGTCGGGCGGTGAACTCGCCCATGTCGCAAAGGCTGTTCCGGGGCGTCCGCTGGCCTTCGGCGGCCCGGGAAAAGCGCCTGCCGAGATCGCCGCGGCGCTGGACCTGGGCGTGGAGCGCTTCCATGTGGAGAGCGCATACGAGCTCCGGATGCTGGCGGAACTCGCCTCCCGGCGGGCTTCTGATGCGCCTGTCGGAGTTCTGCTGCGGTTCAACCTTCCCCTGGCCGACGGTTCGTTGGAGGCAAGCGCCCTGTCCATGGGCGGCCGGCCGACGCCGTTCGGTCTTGACCCGACCCAGGCGGATGACGCGGTTCGCCTCCTCACTGACGGCACCTGCCCGCACCTCGAGCTGCTCGGCATCCACGCCCATCTGGCCAGCGGCCTTCGGGCCCCTCAGCAGCTCGCCGCCGCCGAGTCCATTGTGACCTGGGCCGCGAGTCTCGCCGCACGCCACGGCATCGACCTGCGCGAGGTGAACGTGGGCGGCGGCATGACCGTCGACTACACCGACCCCGACGCCCGCTTCGACTGGGCCGCCTACGGGGCGGGCCTCGCCCGCCTCACCGCGGCCCACCCCGGCCTGACGCTGCGCATCGAGCCGGGCCGCGCGCTGACCGCGTACTGTGGCTGGTACGCCACCGAGGTGCTGGACGTGAAGCCGAGCCACGGCGAGGAGTTCGCGGTCGTCCGGGGCGGCACGCACCATCTGCGCACCCCGGCGACGAAGGGCCACGACCAGCCCTGCACGGTGCTTCCGGTGAACGACTGGCCGCACCCCTGGCCGCGGTCCACGGCCCAGCAGGAGTTGGTCACCCTGGCCGGGCAGCTCTGCACGCCCAAGGACGTCCTCGCCCGCCGGGTCCCGGCGGCGGGTCTTCGGGCGGGTGACCGTGTGGTGTTCTCGCTGGCCGGGGCGTACGCGTGGAACATCTCCCACCATGACTTCCTGATGCACCCCAGGCCGGGCTTCCACTTCTTGTGCCCTTGA
- a CDS encoding IucA/IucC family protein, with protein sequence MGTVSTHTVPTYSSTHAAPHSAAPTGLPSADEAVAHTLLNCLLREVSGPEHETAVIDGHLLLRLPRRGVLLKVALRRTSFIGAHRFRGPVAEQRGTGWSELGWRRLAEYTHAELTLRTGARNDEFLAQVDASHQGVRAALAAPRPALDGGRLATYLASEQSLRLGHRFHPTPKARSGDPALWSAYAPEAAAAFPLHLLAVREHLTVQESAEPGATDPLDRLHAVPEGYRLLPAHPWQYALLHEHPSLRAAIARRDILDLGRGRSRFTATASVRTLYDGDTFLKFSLNVRITNCLRKNASYELAGAVALTRLLGPALAELATRFPGSGMLREPAYRSLAIPGPDGRPDLALLEGFGVIVREGLDAHLRPGTTPLLAAAIADEYPTGPAHISRLLADSDPGSALSWWRDYLALLLPPVLAAYFDHGLVLEPHLQNVVVCVDADGRPAQVLFRDLEGTKLLPEHHADTLAVLPPEVAGPLTYDAERGWNRVVYCLVVNHVSDMLAALADLHPETEPALWAEVRRVLQEYADEHGCPARLGALLSGAPLPAKANLLTRWERTADGEAGYVRLPSPFAEDVLSGATRTDDVWSAR encoded by the coding sequence ATGGGCACTGTCTCCACCCACACTGTCCCCACCTACTCCTCCACTCATGCCGCCCCCCATTCCGCCGCCCCGACCGGGCTGCCGAGCGCCGACGAGGCCGTGGCCCACACCCTCCTCAACTGTCTCCTCCGTGAGGTCTCCGGCCCCGAGCACGAGACCGCCGTCATCGACGGCCATCTGCTGCTGCGCCTGCCACGCCGTGGGGTGCTGCTGAAAGTGGCCCTTCGCCGTACGTCCTTCATCGGAGCGCACCGCTTCAGGGGCCCGGTCGCCGAACAGAGAGGCACCGGCTGGTCCGAGCTCGGCTGGCGCCGCCTCGCCGAGTACACCCATGCCGAGCTCACGCTCCGTACCGGCGCGCGCAATGACGAATTCCTGGCCCAGGTCGACGCGAGCCATCAGGGCGTCCGCGCCGCCCTGGCCGCGCCGCGTCCCGCCCTCGACGGTGGCCGGCTCGCCACGTACCTGGCATCCGAGCAGTCACTCAGACTCGGCCACCGCTTCCACCCCACCCCCAAGGCCCGCAGCGGCGACCCCGCCCTCTGGTCCGCCTACGCCCCCGAAGCCGCGGCCGCCTTCCCGCTCCACCTGCTCGCCGTACGCGAGCATCTGACCGTTCAGGAGTCGGCCGAGCCGGGCGCCACCGACCCGCTGGACCGGCTGCACGCGGTGCCCGAGGGATACCGGCTGCTCCCCGCACACCCCTGGCAGTACGCACTGCTCCACGAGCACCCGTCACTGCGGGCGGCCATCGCCCGGCGCGACATCCTGGATCTCGGCCGCGGCCGAAGCCGGTTCACCGCCACCGCGTCCGTACGCACCCTCTACGACGGCGACACCTTCCTGAAGTTCAGCCTCAACGTCCGCATCACCAACTGCCTGCGCAAGAACGCCAGTTACGAACTGGCCGGCGCGGTCGCCCTCACCCGCCTGCTCGGACCGGCCCTCGCCGAACTTGCCACCCGCTTCCCCGGCAGCGGCATGCTCCGCGAACCCGCCTACCGCAGCCTCGCCATCCCCGGCCCGGACGGCCGGCCCGACCTCGCTCTTCTCGAAGGCTTCGGTGTGATCGTCCGCGAAGGGCTCGACGCCCATCTCCGGCCCGGCACGACACCTCTGCTGGCTGCAGCCATCGCCGATGAGTACCCCACGGGCCCCGCCCATATCTCCAGGCTGCTGGCGGACTCGGACCCCGGCAGCGCCCTGAGTTGGTGGCGGGACTATCTCGCGCTGCTCCTCCCGCCCGTCCTGGCCGCCTACTTCGACCACGGTCTTGTCCTCGAGCCGCATCTTCAGAACGTCGTCGTCTGTGTCGACGCCGACGGCAGACCCGCCCAGGTCCTCTTCCGTGATCTCGAAGGCACCAAGCTCCTGCCCGAGCACCACGCCGACACCCTTGCCGTGCTGCCGCCCGAGGTCGCGGGCCCGCTGACGTATGACGCCGAGCGAGGCTGGAACCGGGTCGTCTACTGCCTCGTGGTGAACCATGTGTCCGACATGCTCGCCGCGCTCGCCGATCTGCACCCGGAGACCGAACCAGCGCTGTGGGCCGAGGTCCGCCGGGTGCTGCAGGAGTACGCGGACGAGCACGGCTGCCCGGCCCGTCTCGGCGCCCTGCTGTCCGGCGCGCCGCTGCCCGCCAAGGCCAATCTGCTCACCCGCTGGGAGCGTACGGCCGACGGTGAGGCGGGCTATGTCCGCCTTCCTTCCCCGTTCGCCGAGGACGTGCTGTCCGGAGCGACCCGCACCGACGACGTCTGGAGCGCCCGATGA